gcccgtctgacgacgctacctctgaagctgccactggcccgtctgacgacgctacctctgaagctgccactggcccgtctgacgacgctacctctgaagctgccactggcccgtctgacgacgctacctctgaagctgccactggcccgtctgacgacgctacctctgaagctgccactggcccgtctgacgacgctacctctgaagctgccactggcccgtctgacgacgctacctctgaagctgccactggcccgtctgacgacgctacctctgaagctgccactggcccgtctgacgacgctacctctgaagctgccactggcccgtctgacgacgctacctctgaagctgccactggcccgtctgacgacgctacctctgaagctgccactggcccgtctgacgacgctacctctgaagctgccactggcccgtctgacgacgctacctctgaagctgccactggcccgtctgacgacgctacctctgaagctgccactggcccgtctgacgacgctacctctgaagctgccactggcccgtctgacgacgctacctctgaagctgccactggcccgtctgacgacgctacctctgaagctgccactggcccgtctgacgacgctacctctgaagctgccactggcccgtctgacgacgctacctctgaagctgccactggcccgtctgacgacgctacctctgaagctgccactggcccgtctgacgacgctacctctgaagctgccactggcccgtctgacgacgctacctctgaagctgccactggcccgtctgacgacgctacctcggcagctgcgaccggccagtgtGACCATGCCATTGAGGAACTGTTGACTTCTGCATCTCAGTTGACCACAAACATGAATATCTGACGTGGGACATGGTGCTCGGGGTCCATGCAAGAGTTCATGGGTACTCTAGTCCAGGTTGTGTGTGTaactgcattttcttgttttggctCAATTAAACGCTAACTGTAATACTTGTGTCCTCAGTATTGTTTTGACGGTTCCTACTTGGAGTTGAGGTCTATGACCTGACTGGGGTAATGtcaacatttattttgcattaTAACCATGCTTTGGCATCAGCAATATGTCTACTTTGACTTAAGCTACATTTGGTCAAATTATGCTAGTAGCATCACATGATGTGGAATGGGTTCTAGTTCATTTAAACTTGATGGTTGTGGAACTGAGTGTTTGGGGTTGGTACATACAGTggtgcaaaaaagtatttagtcagccaccaattgtgcaagttctcccacttaaaaagatgagaggcctgtaattttcatcataggtacacttcaactatgacagacgtctggcactgcaggattttgagtccctggcggcgtagtgtgttactgatggtaggctttgttactttggtcccagctctctgcaggtcattcactaggtcccccccccgtgtggttctgggatttttgctcactgttcttgtgatcattttgaccccacggggtgagatcttgcgtggagccccagatcgagggagattatcagtggtcttgtatgtcttccatttcctaataattgctcccacagttgatttcttcaaaccaagctgcttacctattgcaaatttggtcttcccagcctggtgcaggtctacaattttgtttctggtgtcctttgacagctcttcggtcttggccatagtggagtttggagtgtgactgtggttgtggacaggtgtcttctatactgataacaagttcaaacaggtgccattaatacaggtaacgagtggaggacagaggagcctcttaaagaagaagttacaggtctgtgagagccagaaatcttgcttgttttaggtgaccaaatacttattttccaccataatttgcaaataaattcataaaaaatcctacaatgtgattttctgtattttttttctcttgtctgtcatagttgaagtataCCTATGATAAATTACAGGCCTTatctttaagtgggagaacttgcacaattggtggctgactaaatacttttttgccccactgtatgaggCTGCTGGAATCGGGGTTAATGGTGTCAGTGCTAACTAATATCACGGTTGTCAACTTGCATTTAAATTACTCTGCTGGGTGTCTTCTCTCGTAACTGACTTGGTTTCCTATTAGTGAATGCTTACATGTAAAACCAGCTCTCGTATCATTAGCACATCGTTTTGGCGTTGTGTCTTCATATCCCAGTGCCAATCCAAACTTTCAGGTTTAAATAAGTCAATGCTCACCTGTCTTAGCTGGCAGGTTGCTATCAGGTCCAGGCTCTCCCAGAGTTGCTTGTAGCGCCGCTAACCTAGGGTTTGAGGGCAGGAACAGTTTGACCAGGATTTCCCACCCACTCCGATTTACATGGGATAAACCATTGGAAGAAACCGGTAAATTTCTATGAGAAGCTTGAGGAAGTCTGTTCATACAGGCCTTCTCTAGCCGCATGATGAACGCTCAGGGTGTGCGTCGTAGCAAACCGTACTTAGTCGCCATGAATTCAAAAAGCACGTACACGCAACCTTTAAATGCAGTTAATACAGCAACAAAATTGGCTCCAACTTTTGAGCTACCGGCAGGTATCTGCTGTAATTCAAACATTTCTGTGGCACAGCTTTACTCATTTATGCcaaccaaatccagatagcaaatgttctgaaagagctgcaaaacctggacccatacaaatcagctgggcttgacaatctagacccttaATTTCTGAAACTATctgccgccattgtcgcaacccctattaccagcctgttcaacctctctttcatatcgtctgagatccccaaggattggaaagctgccgcggtcatccccctcttcaaagggggagacaccctggacccaaactgttacagacctatatccatcctgccctgcctatctaaggtcttcgaaagccaagttaataaacagatcactgaccatctcgaattccaccgtaccttcaCTGTGCAAtacggtttccgagccggtcacgggtgcaccccggtcacgggtgcacctcagccacgctcaaggtactaaacgatatcataaccgccatcgataaaagacagtactgtgcagccgtcttcatcgacctggccaaggctttcgactctgtcaatcaccgtattcttatcggcagactcaacagccttggtttctcaaatgactgtctcgcctggttcaccaactacttcgcagacagagttcagtgtgtcgaattggaaggcctgttgtccggacctctggcagtctctatgggagtaccacagggttcaattctcgggccgacacttttctctgtatatatcaacgatgtcactCTTACTGcgtgtgattccctgatccacctctacgcagacgacagcattctgtatacatctggcccttctttggacactgtgttaactaacctccaaacgagcttcaatgccatacaacgctccttccgtggcctccaactgctcttaaacgctagtaaaaccaaatgcatgcttttcaaccgttcgctgcccgcacccgcccgcccgactagcatcactactctggacggttctgacctagaatacgtggacaactacaaatacctaggtgtttggctagactgtaaactctccttccagactcatatcaaacatctccaatccaaaatcaaatctagaatcggctttctatttcgcaacaaagcctccttcactcacgccgccaaacttaccctagtaaaactgactatcctaccaatcctcgactttggcgatgtcatctacaaaatagcttccaatactctactcaacaaactagatacagtttatcacagtgccatccgttttgttaccaaagccccttataccacccaccagtacgacctgtatgctcttgtcggctggccctcgctacatattcgtcgccagacccactggctccaggtcatctataagtctatgctaggtaaagctccgccttatctcagctcactggtcacgataacaacacccacccgtagcacgcgctccagcaggtatatctcactggttatccccaaagccaacacctcttttggccgcctttccttccagttctctgctgccagtgactggaacgaattgcaaaaatcgctgaagctggagacttacatttcactcactaactttaaatatcagctatctgagcagctaaccgatcactgcagctataCATagttcatctgtaaatagcccaccccaatctacccacctcatccccatattgtttttatttacttttctgctcttttgcacaccagtatcagtACTTgctcatcatctgctcatctatcactccagtgttagtcTGCTAAATTTTAATTACTTTGAaactatggtctatttattgccttacctcctcacgccatttgcacacactgtatagactttctttttttctattgtgttattgactgtacgcttgtttattccatgtgtaactctgtgttgttgtttgtgtcgcactgctttgctttatcttggccaggtcgcagttgtaaatgagaacttgttctcaactagcttacctggttaaataaaggtgaaataaacaaaaaatcccagagaatcccagatggctaacaataacatatcctgacataatgtaaacgttatacattaagcgctctccctcagtgacatgaattagtatatttcatattctcagaacccaacagtagGTTTTAAGGTGTGGCTGCATGTTTGTCGTGGACGCATTGtcactcttgatgttctttttCCAGATTGCAAGTGAAACACCTTTAGATGTAAGTGCCAGTTGGTAACTTTCTCACACTTGCTTGTTTAAGGTATGGATGCAACACCCCAGTATGTCTGCAGGGGCTGGTCACTGAGATTTACCATGTTTCACATGCTACTAGACTAACCTTCCAAGTAAATATGTTACAAGTCTGAACTGGCAGTCCTTGTCTTTCCTCAACTAATTGAAACCTCAGGGACAGACATGCTAAACGACTTTGATGTCAGAGCTCCCATCAGCCCTCTACACCTCGCTGTGAGTAAAGCCTACCTGCTCCTGAAGTGGTCTCCATAtgacaaatggtaccctattccctctttagtacactacttttgaccagatccttataggccctgatcaaaagtagttaactacatagggaatagggtgctatctgggatgcaggcatggtgttgattttccacaggaagttgactgtccagacagactcacacaccaaattcctatctattcctgattagtgtaaaatacatgcatattctacacagtgatgatgaggatgatttcCTTATTTTGCCATTTGAGTTAATCAACCTCAGAGGAGAAGTAGAGTGTTTGTTTCTCAATCCCACGCTTGGCAGGGACCTCAGATGTTGATGCTGGGCGGGAGCAAAAATGGGCTCCCGATTGAAAGACTCTGGTCTACTAGTATTTCTGTTCGGGCGTACCACTGGTCTACTATAGGACATTGATTATATTAAGAGTGTATATCTATTCAGGCGTACCACTGGACTTTGCTtgagactgtgtttgtgtttctattcAGGCGTACcacggccaccaccatgctatgGAGGTCCTGGTTCAGTCTCTGCTGGATCTAGACGTGAGGGACAGCCAGGGGCGCACCCTCTGGACCTGTCTGCCTTAAAATGCCATGTGGAGTGTGTTGACGTCCTCATCAACCAGGGAGCCTCCATCCTGGTTAAATACTTCACCCTAAAGAGGACCCCCATCCACGCTGCAGGTACACATAGGATATCACACAGAGCTTCTGTCATTAAAAAGTTTTCCTGACCAAGATGGCCATTTGTTTGGTAATGTTGCTAGGACGACAATGTCTACTCTAGGGATGTTACATGGTATAGTGTGAACATGCCcactagacactgatctaaggtcatttTTTGTCATGTTTTCCACTAATGATTGAGGATCtagggagggtaagctgatcctacaTCAATGCACAGGGAAGACTTCTATCCAGAGCCAGGTACACAGCTAGCAGGTGACAGGCTTCGATGGCCTCAGCCCCAAAATTCTTTATTATCTGCTGTGTTAACATCTTGAGGATGTCATCTACCAACACCATTGTTCTACAAATCTGTCTGTTCATGTGAAGGTTATAGTCATCCAGCAATCTGctcatatcctctctgtttatcctcctccagctaccaacggtcaatcatctcacattcttatatcctctctgtttatgcTCCTTTAGCTACCaatggtcaatcatctgacattcttatgtcctctctgtttatcctcctctagctaccaacggtcaatcatctcacattcttatatcctctctgtttatcctcctccagctaccaacggtcaatcatctgacattcttatatcctctctgtttatcttcctctagctaccaacggtcaatcatctgatattcttatatcctctctgtttatcctcctccagctaccaatggtcaatcatctgacattcttatatcctctctgtttatcttcctctagctaccaacggtcaatcatctgatattcttatatcctctctgtttatcctcctccagctaccaacggtcaatcatctgacattcttatatcctctctgtttatcctcctctagctaccaacggccaatcatctgacattcttatatcctctctgtttatcctcctccagctaccaatggtcaatcatctcacattcttatatctTCTCCGTTTTTCCACCTCTAGCTACTGAAggtcaatcatctcacattcttatatcctctctatttatcttcctctagctaccaacggccaatcatctgacattcttatatcctctctgtttatcctcctccagctaccaatggtcaatcatctcacattcttatatctTCTCCGTTTTTCCACCTCTAGCTACTGaaggtcaatcatctgacattcttatatcctctctgtttatcctcctctagctaccaacggtcaatcatctgacattcttatatcctctctgtttatcttcctctagctaccaacggtcaatcatctgacattcttatatcctctctgtttatcctcctctagctaccaacggtcaatcatcggacattcttatatcctctgtttatcctcctccagctaccaacggtcaatcatctgacattcttatatcctctctgtttatcttcctcTAGCTAACAACGGTTATTCGGAGTGTTTGCGTTTGCTGATTGGAAATGTTGACCTCCAGAGTGCAGTGGATGTTCAAGACGGGAATAGACAGTAACTCATTTGGGTTTCGGATACAATTCCTGAAATAAAGAGATTTTGACACTagggcttcatcccaaatggcaacctataccCTACTTgatgcactactttaaaccaaagccctatgggctcaggtcaacagtagtgtacgatatagggaataggttgccatttgggactcagcctggtTATTACCAGTTTGTAATATGACCTGTTGTCTTGTGTATCAGAACCCCTCTGATGCTGTCGGTGCTGAGCGG
The window above is part of the Salvelinus namaycush isolate Seneca unplaced genomic scaffold, SaNama_1.0 Scaffold1476, whole genome shotgun sequence genome. Proteins encoded here:
- the LOC120036776 gene encoding polysialoglycoprotein-like gives rise to the protein MIMGGVRELLLFVVTVGVVKVSCYPVGKSQKQEQVSLQRRLGELSSNDVSIVHALALLRSIGSDAKQDREEYFETNEVESQASPNHGSSTANDALFSDDATSEAATSEAATGPSDDATSELTTGPSDDATAEAATGPSDDATSEAATGPSDDATSEAATGPSDDATSEAATGPSDDATSEAATGPSDDATSEAATGPSDDATSEAATGPSDDATSEAATGPSDDATSEAATGPSDDATSEAATGPSDDATSEAATGPSDDATSEAATGPSDDATSEAATGPSDDATSEAATGPSDDATSEAATGPSDDATSEAATGPSDDATSEAATGPSDDATSEAATGPSDDATSEAATGPSDDATSEAATGPSDDATSEAATGPSDDATSEAATGPSDDATSEAATGPSDDATSEAATGPSDDATSEAATGPSDDATSEAATGPSDDATSEAATGPSDDATSEAATGPSDDATSEAATGPSDDATSEAATGPSDDATSAAATGQCDHAIEELLTSASQLTTNMNI